DNA sequence from the Rattus rattus isolate New Zealand chromosome 2, Rrattus_CSIRO_v1, whole genome shotgun sequence genome:
atacaagaagcctacagaactcaaatagattggaccagaaaagaaatttctcctatcacataatagtcaaaacatcaaatgcacgaaaaacagaaagaatattaaaagaggtaagggaaaaaggtcaagtaacatataaaggcagaccattcagaattacaccagacttctcaccagagactctagaagccagaagaacctTGACAGTTGTCACACAGACTAAAATAGTACACAAGTGCCAGGTCAGGCCACTATACTCAGCAAAAtcctcaattaacacagatgtagaaaccaagatattccatgacaaaaccaagtttacacaacatctttacacaaatccagccttacaaaaaaaataatagatgggaaaactccaacacaaggagggaaactacaccctagaaaatggaaaaatttgatcttctttcaacaaatccaaaagaagatacccacacaaacataattccttcTCTAACAtcaaaaatagcaggaagcaacaatcacttttccttaatatattttaacatcaatggactcaattcctcaataaaaagacatatactaacagactggatatgtaaacaggacccagcattttactgcatacaagaaatgcacgtcagtgacaaagacagacactgcctcagagtaaaaggctggaaaattttttccaagaaaatgatctgaagaaacaaactggagtagctattctaatattgaaaaaatagatttttgaccagaaattatcaaaaaaagataaggaaagacactttatactcatcaaaggaaaaatataccaaggtgaactctcaattctcaacatctatgcttcaaatgcaaaggcacccacatgtattaaagaaactttactaaagttcaatgTATACATTGTCCCTCACACAATATtgctgggagacttcaacaccccattctcaaaAATGgttagatcatggaaacagactaaacagagacacagtgaaactaacagaaattatgaaccaaatgtatttaacaaatatatatagaactaacacaaaaaagaatataccttcttctcagaacctcatggtacctacTTCATACCTGACCATATAATctatcacaaaacaggcctcaaccaatataagaagattgaaataatcccatgcaacctatcagatcaccatggactaaggttggtctagaataacaacaaaaacaacagaacgcacacatacacatggaagctgaacaaagtAGTATTCAATGGTAATTTGgtgaaggaaggaataaagaaagaaagtaaaaacttttttagaatgtaatgaaaatgaaggcacaacatacccaaacttatgggacacaatgaaagcagggctgagagaaaaactcatatctctgagtgcctcccaaaagaaactgtagagagcatacactaacagcttgagggtacatctgaaagctctagaacaaaagtaAATACATGCAAAAGGAGTAGACAGACGAAATAGTCAAACTCTGGGCCGAAATCAACcatgcagaaacaaaaagaactatacaaagaatcaacaaaaccaggaggtggttctttgagaaaatcaaaatagataagcccttagccagactaaccagagggcacagagacagtatccaaattaataaaatcagacatcaaaatggagaaataacagaaattgaggaaatacaaaaaaaatcatcagatcctactacaagagcctatattcaacaaaactggaaaatttggatgaaatggacaattttctagacagatattaggtaccaaagttaagtcaggatctgataaaccatataaacagtcccataactcctaaagaaatagaagcaatcattaaaagcctgccaaccaaaaaaggcccaggacaaggtaggtttaatgcagaattctatcagcccttcaaagaagacctaatacaacactcttcaaactactccacaaaatagaaagaggcttgatgccccagtgtaggggaattccagggcggggaggcaggagtgctTCTAtccacccttatagaagcaggagaagagaggatgggatagggggtttctggaggggaaaccaggaaaggggataacatttgaaatgtaaataaataaaatatccaatataaaaacagaaatcaaaggtTAGAAATTTTAAGTAGTCAGCCAAAATTTTACACTCAAATATGAAATAGACAtagttttcacttttaaaataaatttatttgttgTGAAGAATTAATAGAGAGGGTTGTGATTATTGGGTTCAATCAGATCTATTTCAAAGAATATAAGACACTGAAAGAATTTTTACAATGATGATAAATCAGAATGGTATAATAAAGAAGAATTGTAAAATATGGACAATATTTTCAGGGTTGGGATACTGTTGTGAGTCTTTGTGAAGGAGAGGGCACTGGAATCTGGATTTCAGACCATGAGATGGACCAATTCAGAtaaaggaaggagcagagaggagcaCAAATGTCCCATGTAAAGTAGGCCTGTGCAATTGTGTGATATGCAAGTTGGGGGCCAGCTGTGGTTGTGCACCCTCAGTTTCCTCCCTAGGGTGTGCAGAAGTCActgtacaccaggctggaagGCTGAAGCAAATTCCAGAAAGGATTGGGCCTGCTGGATCCCCATCTGTCTGGGTACTTGTCTGAGGAAAGCCTTCTGCAGAGATTTTAGTGATACAACTCTTAGAGGATACTCAATGAAATATCTCAGAGTATCTGCAGTGAAATAGCTGGTGtgcatacactttatttggggtgaagAAAGTCTACATATGAACCTTAGAGGGTGGAAAAGAATTTTATAGGGGAACGTAAAACCATTGGCTAGAGTTTAAAGTACTAAGAATGCCTCATTTGCAGGAGAGGCATTCCAATAATCCCAGGCACTTGCTGGGCATGTTCTTGTTGGGAAAGAAGAAGTGAAAACTGTAAGTTTGCCAAAGAATAGATAACATTTCTCGGGTAGAAGACTGGAGGTGTGTCTCCCCAGATAAGgtcagacagagaagaggaagccccactAAGAAAAGGGAGTCCTTAATTTTGCACAGAGCTCAGAGGAGCTATCCAAACAAGGTAGATTACAACCTTAGATAGGAAGCCAGATTTCCCAACATGATTGTATAATTAGAACATCGTTCCAATGGTGATAGCAAGACATATGTGTTACTGGAAACGCACAACTCCTAGGATGCAGTACAGTGAAGACTCTCAAAATCCGCCATGCCAGTGTGCACTTTATTCCGTGCATTGTATACACCAAAGTGTTTTACGTCTAGGAATGGCATGGTAGTAGCAGAATTTTAGGAAGATTCTGTCTTTAAGGTGGAGAAATGATTAAGATGAGATGTACAAAAATAGAGGTATAATAGAAATTTTTAGGTGAGAGAAACATGGAGTGTGTACTCAGGCAGTAATATAGGGGGCTGACAAAAAATAATGGCTGCGGGATGTTAAAGGTAAAGTCAATGGGGAGTGTTGAAGAGACAAAAGTAACAGTTGTAAAAATTAGTAAAGTCAGTTTTCAATGTGGAAACATAGATAAGGATTTATTCATACAAATATTGACATAACATAGACAGACAAGTGTAGGATGACTGGGAAAGATGGGTCAGTGAGCATCTTTGAATGTTGGGTGTAGGGGcttagagacacagagaaatgtaTTTGTGCACTGAAGATAAACTTGGAATGAAGTGAAACATATTAAACAGTTAAAACCATGCAATGAGAAGTCAcataggaaagaggaaggaggagatccTGAAACCCTGGAACTGACAGGTAACGAGGGAGAAGATGTGGGATGCAGACTCCCACAGGAACAACTACTGAGTGCTGTGTCATGAGGCTGCAGGAAAAGTGTCAAGGTGACGATGACTCAGCCTTCAGCACTGCTTACACAGTCAGCCTTGTGATTTCAAGTAGACAGTTTTGAAAGCAGTCATTGAGTGGCAGAGTGAGCATCTCTCTCAAGGCAGCTGTGTTCAGTGTTTACTGTTCTCCCACGTGTCAGCTAGACTCAGTCTAGATCAGTTGTGCGGAAGACTCGTCTGTAAACATCTGTGTGCAGAACTGATTTTCTTCCTTACATCTAATTCCATTCCCTCGTGTTATAGCTTAAGTCACTGTGTTCTTCTGATGAGTATGATAGGTCTACCATGTAACTTAGCTATATCAGTCCTTAACAATAAAGCCTTACCCCCTCTAACTTCTTCCATATTGCCCCAACTTCctctcaatttatttttttctttttgagattctaatataattacatttctcctgtccctttcttccctccaaacagACCTGTATGCTTTTGCATGCTCTTCAAATTCACAGCATAGCTTTTTATTAATcgttattacatgcatatatacctaaatataacctgcccagtctgtataatattatatatgttttcagaACTGACAATTtagcactggacaaccaattggtgtgctcttccctggaaaagacaacctctcccactccctttcctcagttgcctatagcTCTGTGTAGGGCTGAGACGTCATTGGTTTTTATCCATCCATTTTGGCATGCCTTCTGCTGCCATGATTAGGGGGAAAATCGAAAAATAGTGGATGACATTTGACTATGAAAACAAATCCTGGAGTTTTTGTGGTGGGAAACTTTATCAAGCACTGTAGTAgaacaaataagtaaatcaacTCATTTGTACTTGGGATGGATCATGAGTGGACTCAGCCAGTGTCAAAATTCAGATGAAAATTTCTAAATCCAGgattggagagatagctcagtagagATTTCTGCTTTTGCACAACACCTAcgtttcaatcccagcacctacacagaaCCTAACAACTATCTGTGATTCAGCATTCAGGACCGGAAACgggcttctggcttccacagacagcaggaagccTGACAGGGAAAACAATTAGACACAtataataaacaattttttaGATTTCAAAATAGGAAGTGTCTTCCAAATATAGTATAAAGTGagagtagcctgggctataggagggtaaaatagaagagaagagagcaggggtgatgaaacaggagggagagggagagattgatCTAGAAAGCCACGGAAAGGCTCATTTGCCAAAAATAAATGAGTTGTGCTCAGAATAAAGAGCACAACACATTGTCAGTGTTTTGTCCAAACTATCCCTtcatggcaaaaacaaacaaacagacagacagacagacagacaaacaaaagaccaggcagggctctaccacaaTGAGTCATATAGGAATGGATAAGGACTCTGTGTCCTTTACAAATCCTGCTGGTCTTTTCCTGCATGTCACGGAAGCTTGCATCCATCTTCTTCATAACAATGTTTCCTTTAAAACAGCAGTAAAGAATTCGAAAGTGAATGTTTCTTATACTGCCTAAGATGTTTGTAAAAAATCAGAGTCAAAATCATTTAGCCTTCaaaattttaattccttttcaatATAAAAGTGATTTCCTATTTTCCCATTATTTATTATGAGATCTAAAGGTCGCTGGGTACCTCTTACCACCTCCTCAGCAAGTTCTGAATTCCCTGCTTAATCTCCCTGGTTCTCACCCCATACACAATAGGATTAAGGGCTGGGGGGATGAGGTGATGCAGAATGTTAAGCAGGATGGGGACATCCGGAGGAATCCTCTCCCTGGCCAGGTTAGTGATGACCAGCACCAGCAGGACTGTgctgaagaagaggatgaggatgaagTGGGAACCACATGTGCTCAGGGCCTTGGCCACAGCTCCCTCTGCTTTGATCCTGAGCACAACACGGAAGATAAAAGAGTAGGAGAGTACAATGAggatgaggtcagagcccagcaGGGTCCAACCTGCTACAAGCTGATATAGTTTATTGAAGGTAATGTCATCACAGGAGAGCTTGGACACTGACAGGTTGGTGCAGATGCAGTTCTTGATGATATTATGAGCGCAGTACCGTAGTCTGGCAGAAAGGATGGgaacagggagagaaaaaagggcATTCCGGCTTATAATGAAGATGGCAGCCCTAACCACAAACTGGTCAGTGATGATAGATGGATACTGCAGAGGcttacagatggccacatagcggtcatatgCCATGACCATGAAGGTGCAAGACTCCATCGTCAGGAAACTGTTCATGACAAACATctggaggaagcaggcagagaagcTGATGGATTTATTGTCAAACCAGAAGATGGCCAGGACCTTAGGTATGACTGTGAGGCAGAGCACAATGTCTAGCAGGGATAGAAGGCTGAGCAGGTAGTACATGGGCTCATGCAGAGAGGCCTCCATCCTGATGGTGATGAGAAGGGTGGCATTGGCCCCCAtggccaggaggaagaggaggctgaggggcagggacagccaATGCTGCCAGGTCTGATAGTTGGGAAAGCAGATGAGGAGAAATTCAGGAGGAGCAGACAGTTGTTATTGGATAAGGCCATGGAAGAAATGCCAATCAAGCCAGAAATCCAAAACTCACATAATGAAGTCAGTGAAATTATACAGAAAAGATATGTTCTAGATAACGTAGAGCTCAAGTTTCCATTCAGCTTGAACCTGCCCCAAAGAAGTTTtaaaatcatcatcattatcatcattaacTTATCAAAAAGCTCTGTACTTAATACTTCATATTCACTAATCCATTCCCTTCTTTGAAAAGACTCTTCCTGAATGGCTTGAAAGATGACTACCAGTGAAAGCCATCCAACATCATCCCTCACTTCCATAAGGAAGAGCATAGGCAAGCAcatcagtgtacacacacatacaccatacatacacacatgcatgcaacttgtaaatactttttaaagatttatttgtttatttttatatatgtgagtacactgtagctctcttcagacacaccagaagagggcatcagatcctattacagatggttgtaagcagccatgtgattgttgggatttgaactcaggacctctagaagagcagccagtgctcttaactgctgagccatctctccagcccgaaaattttttaaaaagaaaagaattaaacatTCAGTATTCTCTATTTTTCAATGTCATCTGATCAAGGTAATGTGGCAcaaactaaagaaatagaaaacacatcTTCTATGCCAACACAACAACGAAATCGACTGTTTTAGTTTTCATGGCAGTAAGAATGAAACTTTCCTAAGAAATAGGAATGGGGAAATAAGTTTTAATGGCAAGAAAATTAACTTGTTTTAGACagggaattttttcttttttattaaaaatagttcttttttatatagtatattttgttTATGGTTTCCTATCATCCCActtccttccagatcctctccctACATGCCTACCCACCCAAAtcctttctatctctcattagaaaacaaacagcagcaacaaaaacagaagagatcaaaaccaacaaagaggaaaaaagagccAATTGTAAAGCTGAGAAACACATAgaaatgtagacacacacactcacacacacagcgagagagagagagagagagagagagagagagagagagagagagagagagaaagagagagagagagagagaaatcccataaaaacacaagatACTGGGAAATTTGCAAAGTATTTGCATAGTTTTCCAACAGTTACTGCAACTATACTGTGcctgaaaatgagaagaaaattaaagtttccatatgaaaatgtgctttttttctattgggaaaattaaaaagaaatattagcaTATAATACCATGGcagggaaataaaacatttttcagaGTCTGAATTGTAGACTAAGAAAATTTAAGTGGGTTGATAGCCATAAtgtcagagaaaaggaaatatgtGATAGGACATAGAAGTAGAGAACACTGGAAAGGATCTGTCTGTGTGACCAATGAGAATTCCTGTGTGCAACAGAAACAGGTACAGAATAGCAAGTATCCCTCCAGTACTCTTTTCTCATGAGAAAGTTTCCATGCTAGAAACCAATAATGAGAAACCACTGTGGCCTTCtgttaggtaggtaggtaatGGAACAAAGTTCCTATTATAATAGCAGGAATTTCCCTATATATTTCCACAAGATACAAGTGAGGCACCAACAACAGTACCATTTTCGTGTTATTAAATGAAAGCAAGCATCatgtaaatacattatatatatatatgcatacacatatccatagatgatagatagatgatagatgatagatagatagatagatagatagatagatagatagatagatagatagatagatagatagataaccatgaatttgagagagaaggGGGATATATGGGAGAGGttggagacagggagaaggaaaaatgatAGTTATATAACGATTTAAAAtccattataaaaatttaaaagaaaaatggctctTCCCCTGAGATAGAATAATATTGGGAATATTTGTAGAATTCTTCAGAAACAAGTGGAAAATGTCTtactgttttgatttgctttggaAGGTGATTTTTCCAGATCACTTGTTCTTCAGAAAACACTTTTGTTTGACTCCATGCAAGAATGAGTCTGTGGCTGATCATAGGGCAATGTTCTTTggagtttttgggtttttttaaatgcctctgtgtgtgtgtgtgtgtgtgtgtgtgtgtgtgtgtgtgtgtgtgtgtgtgtgtgctggcctatctgtctgtctgtttgtccgtCTGAGACAAGcgttctctctgtgtagcccaggctgtcctaaaacttattgtgtagaccaggctgacctcaaactcagatatcctactgcccctgcctcccaggtactgggatcaAGAGTGTATACCACTAGATCCAGCTCAGAAAATGTCCTTGAAGTAAGACCCTTaaaatggctgctttcttctacaatgACTCCCAtatcagtttcttttcttcactctacccttcagaatatattttatcttcAATCTTTCAGGAATGTACTCTCTGTACCTACTGATGGGTCTCATAATGACATTTGCATTAAAGTGGATAAATATGGTTCTTTGACCATGTCGATCCAAATAacccatcttttctcccctcttctcactCCCACAGTAAAGCTTTCCTAATAGGGATAGAAGTTCTCCAGTACTCTGTAAACTATAACTCCTTCAAAAGGGAATTCTGGAGGTTTAAAACTAAGCATGTTTGAGAAATATAACCAAAACTTTAGTTGACATCTATCAAAAAGAAACAGTAGTTTAGTTAAATAGCTACATAAGAAGCCCTTTacggggaacactcctccattgttggtggggttgcagactgctacaaccattctggaaatcagtctggaggttcctcagaaaattggacattgaactgcctgaggatccagctatacctctcctgggcatatacccaaaagatgccccaacatataaaaaagacacgtgctccactatgttcatcgcagccttatttataatagccagaagctggaaagaacccagatgcccttcaatagaggaatggatacagaaaatgtggtacatctacacaatggaatattactcagctatcaaaaacaatgactttatgaaattcgtaggcaaatggttggaactggaaaatatcatcctgagtgagctaacccaatcacagaaagacatacatggtatgtactcattgataagtggctattagcccaaatgcttgaattaccctagatgcctagaacaaatgaaactcaagacggatgatcaaaatgtgaatgcatatcgctcctgagagacacagccagaatacagcaaatacagaggcgtatgccagcagcaaaccactgaactgagaacaggacccccgttgaaggaatcagagaaagaactggaagagcttgaaggagctcgagaccccatatgtacagtaatgccaaccaaacagagcttccaggactaagccactacccaaagactatacatggactgaccctggactctgacctcataggtagcaatgaatatcctagtaagagcaccagtggaaggggaagccctgggtcctgctaagactgaacccccagtgaactacactgttggggagagggaagcaaggggggaggttgggagggaacacccataaggaagggaggggaggggatgtttgcccggaaaccgggaaaggaataacactaaatgtatataagaaatactcaagttaataataataaaaaaaatttaaaaaaagttttcttcactgaaaaaaaaaaaaaaaaaagaaaccctttaCCTAGTAACAAATTTGTCAAAGCTTCCTTATACATAGAAACCAATCATCCCAGAATGTGGGATCCACGTTCTAAACTTTCACCTGTTAGGGTTCtagttgtttctttttaaagatgactTGGGAACTAGGCTGTATCAAtatcctgtttctgtttctgtgcctgTGCTAAAGAGATCTGCATCAGAATTTAATACCTTGCAAGTGCATCTAACTCTTCCTTCACACAACATTTTTGAGTTGTGTCCAATTCATTGAAGATTTTACACAGAAAGGAGGAATGGCTTTTATATTATATACCCTTttctataaaatgtttaaacaatACCAAACATCCTACCAGATCTCAGAAGTACCCACTTGGTAGCATCACCAGCGTGGGCTGCAGCCTTAAGTCTTCTCCAGTGATGCTCCCCTACATTGggaacatttaaatgtttttctcttgcttGTATAATCTACTACCTTTGCCTCTGCTGGGCAACTGGGAAACTCGAAATCTCATCACAGGTAGGTGCGGCTCTAAATGTACTTAGTTAAACAAACTTGTGTGTTTACAAGACAAGCTCACCTGTTGATTGCTAGAACATCTGTCCTGTTGATTTCTGGAACGCCTATCCTATTGATTTCTGGAACGTCTTGTCACATTAATTTCTAGAATATTCATCCTATTGATTTCTATAACTTAgactgtgatttctttctttcttttttttgtctttcatttaaatcttttttattagatatatttctttacttacatttcaaatgttattccctttctcagtttcctgtccataagcccccttcccctctccctcccccatactggtattccccccatccataccccttactgccccccatgtccccctgcactgggggtccaaccttggcaagaccaagggctacccctttcattggtgccccaacaaggctacttTCTTATTCAAAATAGCTTCATTTCAAGGAAAACTTGTAACCTCAGGATGTTCTGATCGGAAATTTTTCACATGAAAAAGATAAAATCTTCACACTCTTAAAATGTAAAGTTCACATATATCATTTGGTGGCACTCTCACAGGGGACAAGTAGAATTGTCTAAGTCTGAGGTCCTCAGATCCCTGTACAATTAAGATCAGCAATATGCAGGGtgtggatggaaaaaaaaagactattttacagtttttccctttttttaaaattcttcctgGTTTCTAAAATTTGATGGATTATGTTTTCAGAAcctatttcttattttctcagatataaggaatttgttaaaataaaaatgttaaatgcatGAATGCCAAGTAGATAAATGGTGCCCCTGTAAATGTCATGTGACAATTGAGACAAAGTCTGTGAGTGCATGATCTtgtaattaaatgaattaataaaaaatgataagCTGTTTCCAGAATTCATTTAATTACAATAATAAGATTAAGAAATGAAACATGATTGCTCAGTTTCAATGGGGACCTCAGTCTAATTTAGGTCTTGCTATACATGAACAGAAAACTCTGGACCCTTGCTAAGATCTC
Encoded proteins:
- the LOC116894141 gene encoding LOW QUALITY PROTEIN: olfactory receptor 56A4-like (The sequence of the model RefSeq protein was modified relative to this genomic sequence to represent the inferred CDS: inserted 1 base in 1 codon); its protein translation is MALSNNNXSAPPEFLLICFPNYQTWQHWLSLPLSLLFLLAMGANATLLITIRMEASLHEPMYYLLSLLSLLDIVLCLTVIPKVLAIFWFDNKSISFSACFLQMFVMNSFLTMESCTFMVMAYDRYVAICKPLQYPSIITDQFVVRAAIFIISRNALFSLPVPILSARLRYCAHNIIKNCICTNLSVSKLSCDDITFNKLYQLVAGWTLLGSDLILIVLSYSFIFRVVLRIKAEGAVAKALSTCGSHFILILFFSTVLLVLVITNLARERIPPDVPILLNILHHLIPPALNPIVYGVRTREIKQGIQNLLRRW